The sequence below is a genomic window from Campylobacter ornithocola.
AGACATAAAAATACATTCCCCAAGATCTAATTTTTGTGCTAAGGTTGCAAAAGATTTTTCATTTACCAAAGCTGCTCTAAGTTTAGAAAGGTTTCCTTCTGAATCTTTTTGAAATTTAAAAAACAAAAATTCCCCTACTACTAAGTCCATCACAGCATCACCTAAAAACTCTAATCTTTCGTTATTATAAGGCTTTTTATAACTTTTATGTGTCAAAGCTTCGATGAGTAATTGCTCATTTTTAAAACAATATTTTAGTCTTTCTTGAAGTTTTTTAAGCATTTATTGACCTTTCTTTTTGGAGCTTTAAGGCTGCATTTCTTGCTAGTTCATCACAACGCTCATTCAACTCATGACCATTGTGCGCTTTAACCCAAAAAGCAGTTATTTTATGATCTTTAGCTACATTTAAATACTCTTTCCAAAGATCAATATTTTTTTTACCTTTAAAATCTTTTTTTATCCAATCTTGAAGCCACTCATTAATACTTTGAACCATTAAATTTGAATCTGTATATAATTTTATCTCACACGGTTCTTTTAAAGCTTTTAAAGCTTCTATAATAGCCATTAACTCCATACGATTGTTTGTTGTATTCTCACATGCTCCACTTTGTTCTTTTTGATAATTTTTGTAAGTTAAAATATAAGCCCATCCTCCAAAACCAGGGTTATTTAAACAAGAGCCATCGGTATAAATTTCAATATTTTTCAAGCTTTTACCTCATAATAAATCTCACATTTTCCAAATTCATAACAAAATGGGCAATGATAAAAAAACAAAGGATTTTGATTTTTACAATTATTACACACATAGGTAAAGCTAAGATTTGCACTTAGTTCATTATCGTTTAAAATTTTTAAAATTTTTAATTTATGATTTTTAATAGGAATGGATTTTGTGCTTAAATTTTTTGCATAAAAAAACTCATGATATTTTTCATCTTCAAGATTAAGCGGATTTTTACACTCATTAAGCAAATCAATAACATTTTCAAATTTAGGCATTTGAGTGAGTTTATCCTTATAATACAAAAAGCAAAGTCTTAAAATATACTCATTATCCTTACTTAAAGCTAAAATTTCTTTTACTTTTTGCTCTTGCTCTTTAGAGCTAGCTTGAGTCTTTAAAGCTTTTATTAAAGCTTTTTCTGCATATATATTTTCTCCAAGCTCAAACAAACATTCTAAAACATCTAAAACTTTATCATAGTCTTTAAGTTTTAAATATACAATTTTTAAAAGTTTTAAGCTTTCTTTATTGCGTGCTTTGATTTTCAAAGCATTTAGTAAAGCTTCCACGCTACGCTCTAAAAACCCTGCCTTAAGATAAACTTGTGCTAAAGAAAAAAAGATAAATTCTTTTTGATTAGCTTCATTTGATTTTTGCAAAGCTATAAGATAGATCCCTACAGCTTTTTCAAATTCTCCACTTTTGGTAAAAATTTGGGCTAAAAAATTTAAATTTTCTATACTTAAATTAGCATTTTTTAAAATTTGTTGATGTGTGGAGTTGATTTCAAATTTCTTTACAAAACGATCAAGTTTACTTTTTTGATCTTTACTTGCAAAAATACGCCATATATAATGCGAACTAGCGATGATAAAAACCAAAGCTGTTAAAACAATAAGACCAAACAAAGGATCGCGGTATTCCACAAAGAAAAAATCCATAATCTTGCAACTTAATTTTCAAATTTATGACAATTATAGCTAAATGCTTATATAATTTTCTTTAAGGTTTAAAGATGATAGAACAAGCAAGTATAGAACAACTTTTACAAAAAACAGATATTGTTGATATCATAGCTCATTATGTTGAAGTAAAAAAACAAGGCTCGGGTTATGTATGCGTTTGCCCTTTTCATGATGATAAAAATCCTAGTATGCATATTAATTCCATTAAGGGGTTTTATCATTGTTTTGCATGCAAGGCTGGGGGAAATGTTTTTAAATTTGTTATGGATTATGAGAAATTAAACTTTGTTGAAGCGGTGGAAAAAGTTGCCTCGTGGAGTAATTTCTCACTTACTTATACTTCAAAAAAACAAGGCAATAAAAAATCTATCATTCACATTTTACCCACTCTTAATGCCTTTTATAAACAAAATTTAGCTAAAAACAAAGAAGCTCTAGCTTATCTTTATAAAAGAGGCTTGAATGATGAAGATATTAGAACTTTCGAACTAGGTTTTGCACCAAGCTCCAATGAAACATTAAGACTTTTACAAAATGAGCAAATAGAGCAAGAAGAAGCTCTAGAGGTAGGTGCTATAAAACAAAATGAAAATGGTATTTATGCAAGCTTTATCAACCGCATTACTTTTAGCATTTATGATCATAAAAATTTGCTCATAGGCTTTGGTGGCAGAACTTTAGATGAAACAAACATGGCAAAATATGTTAATTCTCCTCAAAGCAAACTTTTTGATAAATCACGCGTTTTTTATGCACTCAACTTAGCAAAAGATGCCATTTATAAACAAAAAGAAATGATAATTTGCGAGGGCTATATGGACGCTATAGCCTTTCATAAGGCAGGATTTAAAAATGCTGTAGCAGTTTTAGGAACTGCTTTAGGAGAACACCATATACCTTTAATCAAACGATTTGAAACAAGAGTGATTTTGTGTTTTGACAATGACAATGCAGGATTTAATGCGGCAGTGCGTTCAGCACATTTGCTAAGCCTAGCAAAAATCGATGGGAAAGTAGTTTTAATAGAAGGTGGAAAAGATCCAGCTGAGCTTGTAGCAACTCATCAAGAAAAACTACTTTTTAATATTTTAGAAAAAGGTATAGAACTTGGAGAATTTTATATAAGAAGTTTGATTGCAGGTTGTGATTTAAACTCAGCACTTAGTAAGCAAAAAGCCTTAGAAGAAGTGCAAAAATATACCTTTGGCCTTGAACCTTTAATAGCTAATTCTTATACTACTTTAGTAGCAAATCTTTTGGGAGTAAATATTAGCGATATTAAACTTTCTAAAAATACTAAAAAAAATATAAGTTTTACCAGCCCTATCAAACAAAACAAAACCAACAATATAAGCGAATTAGAACTTTTAAAATTTTTATATGAAAATGATGAGGCTATAGGGCTTTTTAAACTTTTAAGTACAAAAGAATATTTTTTACACCAAGATATTGCTAAAGCTATTTTAGAACAAAAAGATTTTGAAGATCCTAACATAAGAGAGCTTTATGAATTTGAAAACATAAAAAATTTAAGCAATTTAGAAGAATTTTTATATGCTATTTGTAAAATCAACCTTGCTTATTTTAATAAATTAAAAAGTTTAAATTTAAAACAAGCCTTTAAAAAGCAAATTTATAATTTACTCAATCAAAATTTAGAAAAAATCAAAAAAAGCTATCAAAATGATGAAGTTTTTTTAAACCATTTGATAGAAGTTTTAAAAAGCGTGCATTTTTTAGATGATGAGGAAAATTTGGAATTATTTTTAAATAGACTACAAAAAAACATCAAAGATAAAAAAGCAATTCATTATAACTTTGAAGATGAAATTTTTTAAATAAAAACCTACATAAAGATTAAAAAACATTCACTACAATATACTAAAAATTCGAAAGGATAAAATGAAAGCATTAGCACTTTTTAGCGGTGGGCTTGATTCTATGCTTGCTATAAAACTCATAACTTCTCAAGGTATAGAAGTAAAAGCTTTAAACATTAACATAGGCTTTGGTGGCACAAGTGATAAAAGTGAACTCATGACAAAACGTGCTGCTATGGCAGGGGCTAGTTTTGAAATGATAGATGTAAGAAATGCGTATTTACAAGAAGTTTTATTTAACCCTCAATATGGCTATGGAAAACATTTTAACCCTTGTATAGATTGTCATGCCTTTATGTTTAAAACAGCTCTTTCTATGTTAAAAGATGAAAATGCAAGTTTTATCATCACAGGAGAAGTGGTTGGCCAACGCCCTATGAGTCAAAGAAATGATGCAATGGCAAAGGTTAAAAAACTAGCTCTTGATGAAGAAGATTTAATCTTGCGACCAATGTGTGCTAAAAATCTACCCTTAACTAAGCCTGAACGTGAAGGTTGGGTTGATAGAGAAAAGTTAGAAAACATAAGCGGAAGAAGTAGAAAAAGACAACTTGAACTTGCCACGCAATTTGGTTTTGA
It includes:
- the dnaG gene encoding DNA primase, with the protein product MIEQASIEQLLQKTDIVDIIAHYVEVKKQGSGYVCVCPFHDDKNPSMHINSIKGFYHCFACKAGGNVFKFVMDYEKLNFVEAVEKVASWSNFSLTYTSKKQGNKKSIIHILPTLNAFYKQNLAKNKEALAYLYKRGLNDEDIRTFELGFAPSSNETLRLLQNEQIEQEEALEVGAIKQNENGIYASFINRITFSIYDHKNLLIGFGGRTLDETNMAKYVNSPQSKLFDKSRVFYALNLAKDAIYKQKEMIICEGYMDAIAFHKAGFKNAVAVLGTALGEHHIPLIKRFETRVILCFDNDNAGFNAAVRSAHLLSLAKIDGKVVLIEGGKDPAELVATHQEKLLFNILEKGIELGEFYIRSLIAGCDLNSALSKQKALEEVQKYTFGLEPLIANSYTTLVANLLGVNISDIKLSKNTKKNISFTSPIKQNKTNNISELELLKFLYENDEAIGLFKLLSTKEYFLHQDIAKAILEQKDFEDPNIRELYEFENIKNLSNLEEFLYAICKINLAYFNKLKSLNLKQAFKKQIYNLLNQNLEKIKKSYQNDEVFLNHLIEVLKSVHFLDDEENLELFLNRLQKNIKDKKAIHYNFEDEIF
- the rnhA gene encoding ribonuclease HI, whose amino-acid sequence is MKNIEIYTDGSCLNNPGFGGWAYILTYKNYQKEQSGACENTTNNRMELMAIIEALKALKEPCEIKLYTDSNLMVQSINEWLQDWIKKDFKGKKNIDLWKEYLNVAKDHKITAFWVKAHNGHELNERCDELARNAALKLQKERSINA
- a CDS encoding tetratricopeptide repeat protein, producing the protein MDFFFVEYRDPLFGLIVLTALVFIIASSHYIWRIFASKDQKSKLDRFVKKFEINSTHQQILKNANLSIENLNFLAQIFTKSGEFEKAVGIYLIALQKSNEANQKEFIFFSLAQVYLKAGFLERSVEALLNALKIKARNKESLKLLKIVYLKLKDYDKVLDVLECLFELGENIYAEKALIKALKTQASSKEQEQKVKEILALSKDNEYILRLCFLYYKDKLTQMPKFENVIDLLNECKNPLNLEDEKYHEFFYAKNLSTKSIPIKNHKLKILKILNDNELSANLSFTYVCNNCKNQNPLFFYHCPFCYEFGKCEIYYEVKA
- a CDS encoding MnmA/TRMU family protein; this encodes MKALALFSGGLDSMLAIKLITSQGIEVKALNINIGFGGTSDKSELMTKRAAMAGASFEMIDVRNAYLQEVLFNPQYGYGKHFNPCIDCHAFMFKTALSMLKDENASFIITGEVVGQRPMSQRNDAMAKVKKLALDEEDLILRPMCAKNLPLTKPEREGWVDREKLENISGRSRKRQLELATQFGFEDFESPGGGCLLTLESFSNKIKDFIKFDKNMQVNDAQLLKYGRHLRLPNGSKMIVGRNELENQFLKELKTQKYEELKLFDLIGAYSLVDENINPQDLELALSIALTYAKTQNNTKYKIGFKDKIFQSMAFEDKNKIQEYFIN